From Oryzias melastigma strain HK-1 linkage group LG15, ASM292280v2, whole genome shotgun sequence, one genomic window encodes:
- the LOC112161965 gene encoding L-threo-3-hydroxyaspartate ammonia-lyase, with protein MNFAAQFFYSRYLSERLERLFSPRPAIKDSEERDPFWERDELRLGPSQPGTSHKCGPLSNGAAGRRSTLIEPERLKDFGEEELLNGDVRVHETRMMEAPEIKLMDPPKTRRLSEFRTVPRPPLQYLRFEDISAAAFRIQSGIQKTPCTYSRLSKQYGMEIYLKKEHLHYTGSVKERGVLYLLTSLTQEQQRKGVIVASDCNFSMAVAHHAAELKIPVFVIMPSCCSSPRLRIYRDYGAMVISYGSTGCDSQNHARRLAKENGYLYLEEDEGAVYLAGLGTVGMEIYEQVPKVDAVVVPAAGQYGLLAGTAAAIKHLNPEILVIGTEPEGFPLLLQSLKTDSPIKDLHRNPNKKLFGDLQERSLGTQTFQIAKKLVDKVIPVSEENSLVAMLRFQEFERSTVDTEGAMGLAAILAGHLPELRGKKVVVVVSSANMEPELMRQCVDRALVLDDRVTKFSVQLGEWPGDMAKLLDVLSREDVRLLDVCHRRHGDKSNLFQAKVECVVETRDKTQSAQLRKTLNERYPSICWLDR; from the exons AGATGAACTACGCCTGGGTCCCAGTCAGCCCGGAACATCCCACAAGTGTGGACCTCTCAGTAACGGCGCAGCAGGCCGCCGGTCCACTCTCATCGAACCAGAGCGTCTCAAAGACTTTGGTGAGGAAGAGCTTCTCAATGGAGACGTGAGAGTCCATGAAACCAGAATGATGGAGGCTCCGGAGATCAAGCTCATGGATCCTCCAAAAACCAGAAGACTCAGCGAGTTCAGAACGGTTCCCAGACCCCCACTTCAGTACCTGCGCTTTGAGGACATCAGCGCTGCGGCCTTCAGGATCCAGTCAGGGATTCAGAAGACACCCTGCACG TACTCTAGGCTTTCCAAACAATATGGGATGGAGATTTACCTGAAGAAGGAGCACCTGCACTACACGGGCTCAGTGAAGGAGAGGGGGGTGCTGTACCTGCTCACCTCGCTCACACAG gagcagcagaggaaagGGGTGATTGTGGCCTCTGACTGTAACTTCTCCATGGCTGTGGCCCACCATGCGGCGGAGCTGAAGATACCGGTGTTTGTCATCATGCCATCTTGCTGCTCCTCGCCTCGCCTCAGAATCTACAGAGACTACGGCGCCATGGTTATCTCCTACGGCAGCACCGGCTGTGACTCCCAGAATCATGCCCGCCGTCTAGCTAAAGAGAATGGATACTTGTACCTGGAAGA AGATGAGGGTGCAGTGTACCTGGCAGGCCTGGGCACTGTGGGCATGGAGATCTATGAGCAAGTTCCCAAAGTGGATGCAGTGGTTGTTCCTGCAGCAGGACAGTATGGCCTGCTTGCTGGAACAGCTGCAGCCATCAAACACCTCAACCCAGAGATTCTTGTTATT GGAACAGAACCGGAGGGTTTCCCTCTGTTGCTGCAGTCTCTGAAAACAGACAGTCCAATCAAAGACCTGCACAGAAACCCCAACAAGAAACTTTTTGGag ATCTGCAGGAGCGTTCCCTGGGAACTCAGACCTTCCAGATAGCAAAGAAACTTGTGGATAAAGTCATTCCAGTCAG TGAGGAGAACTCTTTAGTGGCGATGCTTCGCTTTCAAGAGTTTGAGCGTTCCACGGTGGACACAGAAGGTGCCATGGGACTGGCCGCCATCTTAGCCGGCCATTTACCTGAGCTCAGAGGAAAAAA GGTTGTTGTTGTGGTGAGCAGTGCCAACATGGAGCCAGAGCTGATGAGGCAGTGTGTGGACCGGGCCCTGGTGCTGGACGACAGAGTCACAAAGTTCTCGGTGCAGCTGGGAGAGTGGCCGGGCGACATGGCCAAACTGCTAGATGTCTTGTCTCGGGAGGACGTCAG ACTGCTGGATGTCTGCCATCGCAGACATGGGGACAAATCCAACCTTTTCCAGGCGAAG GTGGAGTGTGTGGTGGAGACCAGGGATAAGACTCAAAGTGCCCAGCTGCGGAAGACGCTGAACGAGCGCTACCCTTCCATATGCTGGCTGGACCGGTGA